GCCGTAGCAGCTACAGAGCAGACCAACGAGTGGTACTAAGTAGAGTGCCCATCCCGTGAAGGTTGTCATGGCTGGGAGCATCTCTGTGGTCATCTCTTCCGTTGCTACGCTGAGACCAGCAAAGAGTGGCATCAGCTCACAGAGCGTGTGGAAGATGTATCCCATCGGGATGAAAGCCCATAGGAGGGCGGTGCGAGTTTGTCTATTCATAGTTTGTTTAGAGCTTTATGATTTTATAGATGCCAGCAGGTGTAGTCACTACGGGCTTGTTGCTGCCCTGCCCTGTAGCTGGGTCGTAGCTGTAGAAGCCCAGACCGTCTTTAGCGTGTATGCCGAAGTAGATCTTGCCGTTGTAGGCGATGGTGGCATTAGCACTCCAGCCACTAGATCCGGGCAGTGGGAGTATCTTGCCCTTGCCACTATTGAGGTCTAGCTCGTAGGGGACGAAGTCTTTGTTTTTGGTAAAGGTCTTGTCGTTGGGATCGACAACGAGCGAAGGCTTCTCCAGGAAGAAGTAGACCTTGCCCTTGTAGTAGGTCATCGTCATACCATAAGAGGTAGGCTCTGCGCCATCAGCTTTGGTCACGGAGACGTAGTACTCCTTGTCAAAGTCGGTCTCGCCCTTTTTGACCCGTAAGATACCCTCAGGCTTGCCAAACATGGCACTGCGAGGTCCTGAATAGAAGTATATGTTACCTGCCTCGTCGAGGATGGCACTGGTGTGTCCGACCATGCCAAGGCTCTGTACGCGAGCGTCCTTGATGACCTTCTCGACCTTGTCCGTGGCGACATCAATGACCGCCACAGAGGCTGGCTCATCGTATAGCTCCATCATGGACTTTGTCTGATTGAGACAGAGGAAGAGCTTGCCATCTCGCACGATACCAGTCCCAGCGTCGGGATCTTTGTCAGGAGCCTCAGCCTTGGGGTCTGTAGCAGCATAAGGAGAGAGGTCTATCTCGCCCATCTCCTGCATGGTGGAGGGGTTAAAGATGACGAGCTGACCACGGCTAGCGCAGGTCACGCCGTAAGCCTTCGTATCGCTGGCGAAGATGACCTCAAGGACGTTGGGAGAGCCCTTGAAGGAGAGTGTCGCAACCTCCTGTAGCTTACCATCCTTCATCTGATACTTGCGTAGCGTCTGCTCGCCACCAAAGCCATACATACTGCCTGACATGGCGTAGATGTAGTCGCCGTACTTCTCTAGAAAGAGGTGCCCCACGGGGAGGGTCTGTGAATTGTCAAATGACGTCTGCACGCCCTCTGCGAGGTCGGCTAGGGGCGTGAGCTGGAAGGCATTCTCCACCTGTGAGGCGTAGATAAACTTGACTCCCTGCGTCTGCGGAGTGTTTTCCTCCTTTTGACATGAGCTGAGTGTGACTAGCCCTAAGAGGGCGGTCATGATTAGTAAGCTAAGATGCTTCATCGTTCTATTATTTATTAGGTTTATAGTCATCTTGATTAGTTAGAATGTAACCTGGAGCTTGGCACGTAGTGAGCGTGTCGGGAGTGGGTACTGATACTCCGCCCACTGCCTTGTGTTGAAGAGGTTGTTGACCTCTAGAGCTAGGTGGTAATGCTGAAAGAGCGTGTACTGCACTCCCATGTTGAAGTTCCATCGGCGAGGTACCTGTAGTCGGCTCACCTTGCTCGCCTCCCACCCATAGCTAAAGGGTGCCGTGTACTCGCACGCTATAAAGCCCTCGCCATGATCATCGGAGAGGAGTAGCTGGTCGCCCTGCAGACGGATCTCCGCATTGCCAAAGAGGTAAGGCATGTTGGGTACACGATAGTTGTAGTGGAAGTTCTGACCGCCCCCGATCGCTGTCTTCATCTTGTCACGTGCATCTTGATATGTGATGTTGGTGCGAATGGTCAGCCAAGGGAAGAGGTTGGCATAGAGCTCCGCCTCTACGCCTGCTATGCGCACCTGACCGAAGTTTGTGTACTTCATGATAAGGCTCTCCATGACTAGCTTGATCATATCCCTCACATTCATATAGTATCCGTTGAGGTCGATGCGACAGTTGGGATAGTCGTCAGGGTTGCAGAGCCAGTTGACGCCTAGGTTGAAGTTAAGGCTCCGCTCCGGTGCTAGCTTAGGCGAGGGGTAGATGAGTACACCGTCACCGATGATCTCCTCGGCACGAGGGGTGCGCATGGTGTATTGCGTAGAGCCTTTGAGCGTGAGATTGGGGAGAGCCTTGATAGAGATAGCCTCGCTACCGCCCCATACGGAGCGTGAGCTGGTGAGTGGAGCGTCATCCTGCTCGTAGATGGTGAAGCCCAGGGGAGATACTGCAGAGTAGAAGTAGACATGCTTCACACCCAGTTCATTGGTAATGCGCTCGTCCCATAGCTTCCATTCGTGTGTCAAACCTGATATGAGAGAGTGTATATACCCAGGGTAGCCACTCACAGCGAGCTTGGTATATTTGCTGGCTAGCTCATCGTGGGGATCACGTCGAGCGAAGCGGTAGGAGATATTGCCTAGGAGACGATGAGCGGGCGACAGCTGGTAGCGCAGGTTTAGCTGCTCCTGTATGTTGATGAGCTGGTCATGTGAGTCATTGGGCATGCTACCTATCTCGCCTTGACCGGAGCCACTGGGGAAGGTGCGCCCAGCGAAGTCGTAGCAGTAGTGTGAGGTGTCCACGTGGTTCAGCAATTGGTACGCGACGATACTTGTCGAGCTTAGATAGAGCTTGCCATCTAGTATGCTCTTTGCGACTGATAGCGCACCCTGTAGGCTCGTCGTGTGGGTGTGGGCATGCTGGATGTTGTTTTGCAGATTGAGGACACCTCCCTGTATCTCCTGATAGGTGCGATCAGCACCTAGCGAGAGCGACAGATGGTCTATCCACGGCTTGTGCAGGGATAGGGACAGAGAGCCTCCATAGCTCGCATAGGTGTCATGATCTCGCCGTACCACCAGTCCTTGCTCAAAGGGGGAGTCAAAGGTATAGTCATTGTCCGTGTAAAGCCCTTGGAGAGCAAGGGAAAGGTTCAGTCCGAGAGCGGGCAAGTACTTATTGGCGCGCAAGCTCCCCTTGTGCGTATGGAAGGAGCCTACTTCATAGGAGGCGCTTAGATGGTCTTGTTGCTCCTCGTGACGCAAGATTATATTGATTGCTCCACCTAGTCCCTCGCCACCGAGCCACGAGGGGATGATCCCCTTGTACACCTCTACATGATCTATCTGGTCTACAGCAAAGGCATCAAGACTAGTTTGATCAGAGCTCCCGATAGGTACCCCATTGACAAAGATAGCAATGCGCTTGCCGTCTAGCCCCTGTATGATCATACGGGAAGTACTCCCGATGCCACCCGTGCTGGTCACCTTGACCCCCATAGAGCGGTTGAGTACCTCATTGAGCGAAGAGACCGTACCGTGCAGCTCTCGTGTGTCGATGACGGTGATGGACGAGGGGATCTCACGCAGTCGCTGTGTCTGCCCCTTACCGTGAACGAAAACTGTGTTTAGCTCCGCCGTAGCACTTGAGAGGAGGATACGCTGAGGAGCTTGGCTCGCCCGCTTGCTACTATAGCGGAGGGTGTAGTCTTTGTAACCTACATAGCTTACCTTGATATGGTACTCCCCTTTGGTTGGTAGAGACAAGGTGAAGGCACCATCAGCATCTGTAGCTACGCCTTGATGTAGCTCCTCAACCCACAGTGAGGCACCGATGAGTGGCTCATGCGACGTAGCGTCTAGCACCACAGCGCTGTAGGTGCGTCGCCCAGGATTGCTCTGAGCGACGAGCGTGTAGACGGTCGATGATAGTGCGACTAATATGAGGCTATATACCGTGCGACCCAGCCAAGAGCGATGATGCGGATAGGTACTCATGCGTGTTGTAAACAAAACTTTATGTACACGCAAAAGTACTAGCTATTCTCCTCGTTCCCAATACCTAAAAGTGGGTAATTGCTGCGGTCTGTCCGTTCTTACAAAGGGTCGCTCGTGAGATTTGCGGAGTCTAGGACCCGCTGAAATGTTTGCAGGCTACAGACTAATGTTGGGAGCTCTAGAGTGCCGAGCTCAACATGAGTCTGTAGCCTGCGATAGTATCTTTGACTGGTCTATGAACGAGACCTTTTTTGACCCTGATTAGGCAGCGGGTCGCGAGCAGAGATGCATTAGAACTCGCTGGTGAAGTGGAAGCGGATGTGCGGGAAGTCTTGCTGTGCCATCTGCAGGATGTAGCTACTCTCCGCTAGGTAAACGTCTCGACCTGCATTGTCTAGAGCCATATATTGAGCTTTGCGACGCTTGAAGTTGGCCAGCTCCTCAGCATTATCGCTCTCGATCCAGCACGCTTTGTAGAGATGCAGCGGCTCCCAGCGACACTCGGCACCATACTCATGGAGTAGGCGATACTGGATCACTTCGAACTGAAGTTGACCGACGGTACCGATGATGCGTCTGCCGTTGAACTGATTGACAAAGAGCTGCGCTACACCTTCGCCCATCAGTTGGTCGGTACCCTTGATGAGCTGCTTCTGCTTCATCGGGTCTGCATTCTCAATATATTTGAAGTACTCAGGACTAAAGCTTGGCAGCCCCTTGAAGTGAAGCATTTCGCCTGAAGTGAGGGTGTCGCCGATACGAAATAGGCCCGTGTCGGGGAGTCCTACGATGTCACCAGCATAGGCGTCATCGATGACCTCTTTCTTATTGGCCATAAAGGCGGTGGGGGAGGAGAAGCGCACCTGCTTGTCAAGGCGTGTGTGACGGTAGTAAGCATTGCGCTCGAAGCGTCCTGAGCAGACCTTCACAAAGGCAATACAGCTGCGGTGGTTGGGATCCATATTGGCGTGGATCTTGAAGACGAAGCCGGTGAAGGTCTCTTCGTAAGGACTTACCTCTCTCTCCTCGGCCTGTACGGGCTGGGGTGAGGGTGCGATACGTACGAAGGTGTCTAGTAGCTCACGCACACCAAAGGTGTTGAGTGCCGAGCCGAAGAAGACGGGAGCCTGCTCACCAGCGAGATAAGCGTCGTGGTCGAACGTGGGGTAGACGCCCTCGACCATCTCGACCTCCTCGGCGAGTCGCTCGGCAGCGGCGGAGCCGATATGCTGTACGAGGTCGGGCGAGTCGAGGCTCTCGATATGGTGGAGGTCCTCGACGACATGCTGCTTATTGGGCGTAAAGAGGTTGAGCTCGTGGTCGAAGATGTTGTACACGCCCTTGAAGCGGTCGCCCATGCCTATGGGCCAAACCATCGGTGTAGTCACGACGCCGAGCTCTCGCTCGACTTCATCGAGGAGGTCAAAGGGGTCTAGTCCCTCACGGTCGAGCTTGTTGATGAAGACGATGACGGGTGTGTGGCGCATACGACATACCTCCATGAGGCGACGCGTCTGCTGCTCGACACCCTTGGCGTGGTCGATGACGATGATGACGCTATCCACAGCGGTGAGCGTGCGGTAGGTGTCTTCGGCGAAGTCTTGGTGACCAGGGGTATCGAGGATGTTGACTTTGTAGTCCTTATAGTTGAAGCCCATGACACTGGTTGCCACGGAGATACCACGCTGACGCTCTATCTCCATAAAGTCACTAGTAGCACTCTTCTTGATCTTGTTGCTCTTGACGGCTCCAGCTACGTGGATGGCACCTCCGTAGAGGAGGAGCTTCTCGGTGAGGGTTGTTTTACCCGCATCTGGGTGCGCTATGACGGCAAAGGTGCGACGACTACGTATTTCTTTTTCTAAAGGGGTGGACATCGTAAGATGATTAGCTATTGTACTTGTAAACGAGCTGACGAATGACTTCGACAACCTCTAAGGTGCGGGCGCCTGTCAGCGTGCTATCGTTGGGCAGGTAGAGTAGATCGGGTGCCATGCTCTGCGCTACGCCACTGACTACACTGCTGTAGGCGTGGAGTGCGGGCAGCTCGCTGAGACTCTCTAGTGGCGGTAGGAGCGGGACGAATCGCTCCTCCTGCAGCGCCCGCCCGAGCTCGTGACGAGAGAAGTGAAGCATCGTGGGCTCGATATGTATCGGCTGACTACTATAATTAGGTCGATAGCTGTGCGGTGCGTCTTCTGGCCAGCTTAGATAGCGGAGACCGAAGGCTTGCGTGAGGTACTTGCGGTAGAGCTTAGCCATGAGACGCTTTTTCTCTATGACCTCTTTGAGTTGCGCTAGCTGAGGCAATAAGACTGCCGCCTGCAGAGGGGCTAGCGGATAGGGGCGTAACCAAGCTTCGATCGAGAGCTTCTCCTGAGCACTCCAGCTATGATAAGGTGCATCGATGGAGAGACTACGGTTTTCGGACCAACTGAGCGCGCCAGCCATCCCAGCCTGTATGATCTCGCCCGTGGAGAAGGAGAAGAAAGAGAGCTGCCCCCAGGTACCACATGCTCGCTCATCGATAGAACTCCCGAGCGCCTGCGAGCAGTCCTCGATGATGGTCATATTGTACCGTTGCGCCACGGAGCAGAGGAGCTCCATATTGGCGGGGATGCCGTGAGCATGCGCCACAATGATGGCGCGGGGTAGGGGAGTGCCCGCATTGGTCATGCGCTCGAGATGCTTGCCGAGGAGGAGCGGGTCCATCGCCATGTTGAAGGAGGTGACCTCTACAAAGATCGGACGCAACCGCATCGCAAGCAAACAGTCGACATACTCCTTGCGCCAGTAAGCTGGCACGAAAAGAGACTCACCCTCCCGCAACTGCAACATGCGCAGCGCAGCGGTAAGTGCTACCTGTGGCGAAGAGGTCAGATGGATCGTTCGCTCGACACCCAACAAACGGCGGAATGCTTGCTCAAATCCCGTACAAAGTCCCGAGTCGGTCAGAAAATCGTCAGGAATTTGCGCTTTAATGGCCTCTTGTGAGGGGTAAACGCCTTGATAGTTAAGTTGTTCTGTCGATATTGGAGGCATCTTCTGTAGTTTCTCGTTTTGGCTAGTTTCGGGCCGTTTGGCTCTTTTGTTGCTCTCTGTGGCTTTGCGGTGAGCAGATTTGGCAAAAAGCTATGCCCCTCTCCACTTTCATCGGTGTGGTGGGGCATAGCTTTTTAATTTGTCTCTTATCCCTCGATCGCCTTGAGGAGATTCTTGCCAAGACTGCTTGCACCTAGACGGAAGAGCTCAGGGGTGAGCCACTCCTCGCCAAGGATCTCCTTGACGATGCAGTAATACTTGACCACGTCCTCTGGCGTGCGGACACCACCGCTCGCCTTGAAGCCACGACGCTCACCGTGCTGCTCGTAATACTTGCGTAGCGTCTGACACATAACGTAAGCGGCCTCCAGTGAAGCGCCTGGATACTCCTTGCCTGTGGAGGTCTTGATGAAGTCTGCGCCTGAGTAGAGCGACAGGATCGATGCAATCTGTATCTGACGTGGATCAGCGAGCAGACCTGACTCGATGATCACTTTGAGGTGCGCTCCACGCGCTGCGTCCTTGAGCTCCTCGATCTCGGTGCAGACGCCGTCGTAGTCTTCTGATAAGAAGCGGTTTAGGTTGAGGACAACGTCTACTTCGTTGGCACCCTCGGCGACAGCCATAGAGACCTCAGCAACTTTGATCTCTGGGAAGGTTTGGCTAGCGGGAAAGCCTGCAGCTACCGAAGCAATGCGTACATCGGGACAGGTGAGCGTCGCCTTGACCGTAGGCACCAGAGCGGGATAAACGCAGATGGCGGCTACGTTGGGTATGTCGGGATGGTTAGTCTCGAAGTCGTTAACTCCAGCGACCATCTTGGTGACGCTCTCGTCGGTATCACCTCCCATCAGCGTGGTTAGGTCTATACAGCTGTAGAGTAGCTTGAGGACCTCTGGTGTGTAGCACTCCTTATAGTGCTTGTCGATGATTGCTTGTACCTTGGCGGTAACATCTCCCTCGATAGGTTCGTAGAGCGAGATTGCTTTATGGTATTTGTCTATCTGATGCATTGGTTTGTATTGTTTGAAGGTTTATTATTCTGTTGTATCTGCTTGCTTAGAGCGTAACTTGTCGTTGTTTAAGTGTCTGGTTGCGTCGCGTTTTGTCTTCTTCTGGAGGTTCTTTTCAAGTGCCTCCTGTAGATTGACTCCGCACTGGTTGGCAATGCAGGTGAGCACCCAGAGCAGGTCTGCCAGCTCGTCCGCAAGGTCGAGATGATCGGACGCTTTAGCACTCTGCTCACCGTAGAGCCGTGCCATAACACGTGCCACCTCGCCCGTCTCCTCCGTGAGGATCGCCATATTGGTCAGCGGGTCGAAGTAGCGCACACCGTAGGTGCGTATCCACTCGTCGACCAGCTGCTGCAGCTCGTCTAGCGTCGTTTCTTTTACTTTGTTAGTAGCGTCCATTAGAGCGTGTCGGTGTCTAGGATGATGGTCACAGGTCCATCGTTATGTATCTCTACCTGCATATCGGCTCCAAATTTACCGGTTTTAATTGAATCTGAGCCCATGATGAGACGCATCTTAGCGACAAACTGCTCGTAGAGCGGCTCCGATACCTCACCCTTGGCGGCCTCAATGTAGCTCGGACGGTTGCCTTTGCGACAGTTTGCCATGAGCGTAAACTGGCTCACGACAAGCGCTTCGCCACCAATGTCCAGTAGTGAACGGTTCATTACGCCCTCCTCGTCATCGAAGATGCGTAGCTTGCACACCTTCTGGCAGAGCTTCTCGATCTGCTCGGAACCATCTTCGTAGCCGACGCCGAGGAGCAGGACGATGCCTTGCTGGATGCTCCCAACGCAGTTGCCGTCGATCGACACAGAGGCGTGGGTGACTCGCTGTAAAAGTGCTTTCATTCTGTTTCTTCTCTAGGTTGTTTCTGTAGATTCGTCGGGGTGTAGGTGATTGTACAGCTTGTTGCCCTTGCTCGTGCCGAGGGTTGCGATAAGCTCGGCACGACTAGCCTTGACGACTCTTTGGGGCGTCTTGAAGGCTTGCAGTAATGTCTCCTTGCTCCGTGCGCCAATGCCCGGTATCTCATCGAGGATGCTCTTCGTCTGCTGCTTCGAGCGACTATCTCTATGGAAAGTGATACCAAAGCGGTGCGCCTCGTCACGTATATGACAGACCACCTTGAGCGTTTCTGACCGACGATCCAAGACCAAAGGCTCCGACTCACCAGGGCGGTATAGCTCTTCGAAACGCTCCGCAAGACCGAAGACGCACACTTTGTCATAGATGCCTAGCTCCTTGAGCGTCTCGCAGGCGACATGCAGTTGCCCCTTGCCGCCATCTATGATGATCAGGTCTGGGAGCGATTGCCCCTCGTCCAGCACACGGCGATAGCGTCGGTAGATGATCTCACGCATCGTCCGATAGTCGTCAGCCCCGACGACTGTTTTCACATGAAACTTTCTGTACTCGCTCTTCGCTGGCTTACCATTCTTAAAGACCACGCACGCAGCCACGGGATTGGTGCCTTGTATGTTTGAATTGTCAAAGCACTCCATGTGGCGGGGTAGGCGATCGATGCCTAGATCCTTCTTCATGGTAGTGAGGAGACGTGTGGCTCGTTGCTCGGGGTTGAGCTTCTCCTGACGCTTGTAGCAGTCCCAGCGATAGCGTGAGACGTTGCGTTGAGCTAGCTCGAGGATTTGCTTCTTCTCGCCCCGCTGTGGTACCGTGATCCGATAGCTGTCGCTCTCCCACTCGCCAGGCTCCGCCAGGATTACCTCACGAGCTGTGCTGCCGAAGCGCTGCCTTAGTTCCTCTATCAGGTAAGTGAGCAGGTCGCTTTGCGTGGAGTCGACCGTTTTCTTGAAGGTTAAGTTGTGCGCTAAGACGACAGCCCCATGGCGTACCTGCATCATACAGACGAAACCATTGACATCGTCCTCATCGTATGCAAAAACATCTGCCTCGCGAATGTTTGGCGCGACAACATGCTTGCCCGAATAGCGACGTAGCGTCTCAATATTCTGACGATGCTGCTCGGCTCGCTCGAACTCCAGTCGCTCGCTCATGCGATTCATCTCCTCCACTTCCTCCTCTATGAGGATGTTTATCTCTCCCTTGAGGATGCGTCGGGCTAGCTGCACCGCATGGGCGTACTCCTCGGCCGAGACTAACCCTTGGCAAGGGCCACCGCACTTCTTGATGTGGTATTGCAGACAAAGATCCACCCGTCGCTCCCGCACCACCTCGGGGGTCAAAGCGTAGCGACATGAGCGTAGCTGGAGGACCCGATGAATTAGCTCAATGACGGTGTGCGCCATCGCCACATTGGGGTAGGGGCCGAAGTAGTCCCCCTTGCCCACCTCTTTTCTTGTGGTAAAGATACGGGGAAACGGCTCGTCCGTGATGACAATACGAGGGTAGGACTTGTCGTCCTTGAGTAGTATGTTGTACTTCGGCAGGTGGGTCTTGATCAAGTTATTCTCCAAGACCAAAGCTTCTGCTTCGGTATTGACCACAAAATACTCTAGTTGGCGAATTTCGCTGACCAATCTCGTCGTCTTTGGGTTTTTGGGCGAATTGTTGAAGTACGAAGAGACGCGGTTGCGCAGATTCTTCGCTTTGCCCACGTAGATGATCGTCCCGTTCTTGTTGCGGTACTGATAGCATCCTGGCTCTTGCGGGATGGTTGGGAGGATAGCTTTGATTTCGTCTCGGTTCATTTTGATTGTTTCACGTGAAACGGTGAGCTATCGTCCCAATAAAACTAGGAGTATGTTGATGTCGCTCGGGGAGATGCCTGGGATGCGGGCGGCCTGAGCGATGGTGGCGGGGCGGATGCGAGAGAGCTTCTCGCGAGCCTCTATGGGGAGTGCGGCAATCTGCTGGTAGTCGAGCTTGTCGCCTAGCGTCAGCGACTCGAGGCGGTGAAGCTTCTGCGCGGCTTGCTCCTCCCGCTCGATATAGCCTCGATACTTGATGGCGGTCTCGGTGCGAGTGAGAATCTCCTCGTCATCGCCGATCAAAGTTGCCACTTGCATGGCGAAATCGTCTAACTGGGCGATCAAACCGCTGAGCGAAACGTGCGGACGAAGGAGTAGGGTGATGAGCTTAGTGCCAAAGTCTAGTGGCTTCTCGCCTAGACTGGTGAGGTAGCCGTTGACCTCCTCCGGCTTGACAGAGTAGTTAGCACAGAGATTATCTAGAGCTGCTATGCCCTCTTTGATCTGCTCGAGGCGATTCAGTCGCTCTGTGGTAGCTAGCCCCAGCTGCTCCGCATAGGGCGTCAGTCGTAGGTCGGCATTGTCCTGACGTAGGAGTATGCGGTACTCAGCGCGTGAGGTAAACATGCGGTACGGCTCGTCGACCCCCTTGGTTACGAGATCGTCAATGAGGACACCTATGTAGGCTTCGTCTCGTCTCAGCACGAGCGGAGCCTTTTTTTGTAGAGCTAGGGCAGCATTGATCCCTGCGAGGAGACCTTGTCCAGCCGCCTCCTCGTAGCCAGTGGTGCCGTTCACCTGACCAGCTAGGTAAAGGCCAGGGACCAACTTACTCTCCAGCGTGTGGTGCAGGTCACGAGGGTCAAAGAAGTCGTACTCGATCGCATAGCCTGGGCGGTAGAGCTGTACATCTCGCAGTGCGGGGATCGTCTGTAAAGCTCGGATCTGTGTATCGATAGGGAGCGACGAACTAAAGCCGTTGAGATAGTACTCGTTCGTCTCCTCACCCTCGGGCTCGAGGAAGAGCTGATGGCGCGTGCGGTCGGCGAAGTTGACAATCTTCGTCTCTATGCTGGGGCAGTAGCGCGGGCCGATACTCTGTATCTGACCGTTGTAGAGTGGTG
The sequence above is a segment of the Porphyromonas vaginalis genome. Coding sequences within it:
- a CDS encoding peptide chain release factor 3 — protein: MSTPLEKEIRSRRTFAVIAHPDAGKTTLTEKLLLYGGAIHVAGAVKSNKIKKSATSDFMEIERQRGISVATSVMGFNYKDYKVNILDTPGHQDFAEDTYRTLTAVDSVIIVIDHAKGVEQQTRRLMEVCRMRHTPVIVFINKLDREGLDPFDLLDEVERELGVVTTPMVWPIGMGDRFKGVYNIFDHELNLFTPNKQHVVEDLHHIESLDSPDLVQHIGSAAAERLAEEVEMVEGVYPTFDHDAYLAGEQAPVFFGSALNTFGVRELLDTFVRIAPSPQPVQAEEREVSPYEETFTGFVFKIHANMDPNHRSCIAFVKVCSGRFERNAYYRHTRLDKQVRFSSPTAFMANKKEVIDDAYAGDIVGLPDTGLFRIGDTLTSGEMLHFKGLPSFSPEYFKYIENADPMKQKQLIKGTDQLMGEGVAQLFVNQFNGRRIIGTVGQLQFEVIQYRLLHEYGAECRWEPLHLYKACWIESDNAEELANFKRRKAQYMALDNAGRDVYLAESSYILQMAQQDFPHIRFHFTSEF
- the dtd gene encoding D-aminoacyl-tRNA deacylase; the protein is MKALLQRVTHASVSIDGNCVGSIQQGIVLLLGVGYEDGSEQIEKLCQKVCKLRIFDDEEGVMNRSLLDIGGEALVVSQFTLMANCRKGNRPSYIEAAKGEVSEPLYEQFVAKMRLIMGSDSIKTGKFGADMQVEIHNDGPVTIILDTDTL
- a CDS encoding TonB-dependent receptor; this translates as MFTTRMSTYPHHRSWLGRTVYSLILVALSSTVYTLVAQSNPGRRTYSAVVLDATSHEPLIGASLWVEELHQGVATDADGAFTLSLPTKGEYHIKVSYVGYKDYTLRYSSKRASQAPQRILLSSATAELNTVFVHGKGQTQRLREIPSSITVIDTRELHGTVSSLNEVLNRSMGVKVTSTGGIGSTSRMIIQGLDGKRIAIFVNGVPIGSSDQTSLDAFAVDQIDHVEVYKGIIPSWLGGEGLGGAINIILRHEEQQDHLSASYEVGSFHTHKGSLRANKYLPALGLNLSLALQGLYTDNDYTFDSPFEQGLVVRRDHDTYASYGGSLSLSLHKPWIDHLSLSLGADRTYQEIQGGVLNLQNNIQHAHTHTTSLQGALSVAKSILDGKLYLSSTSIVAYQLLNHVDTSHYCYDFAGRTFPSGSGQGEIGSMPNDSHDQLINIQEQLNLRYQLSPAHRLLGNISYRFARRDPHDELASKYTKLAVSGYPGYIHSLISGLTHEWKLWDERITNELGVKHVYFYSAVSPLGFTIYEQDDAPLTSSRSVWGGSEAISIKALPNLTLKGSTQYTMRTPRAEEIIGDGVLIYPSPKLAPERSLNFNLGVNWLCNPDDYPNCRIDLNGYYMNVRDMIKLVMESLIMKYTNFGQVRIAGVEAELYANLFPWLTIRTNITYQDARDKMKTAIGGGQNFHYNYRVPNMPYLFGNAEIRLQGDQLLLSDDHGEGFIACEYTAPFSYGWEASKVSRLQVPRRWNFNMGVQYTLFQHYHLALEVNNLFNTRQWAEYQYPLPTRSLRAKLQVTF
- a CDS encoding DUF4374 domain-containing protein; the protein is MKHLSLLIMTALLGLVTLSSCQKEENTPQTQGVKFIYASQVENAFQLTPLADLAEGVQTSFDNSQTLPVGHLFLEKYGDYIYAMSGSMYGFGGEQTLRKYQMKDGKLQEVATLSFKGSPNVLEVIFASDTKAYGVTCASRGQLVIFNPSTMQEMGEIDLSPYAATDPKAEAPDKDPDAGTGIVRDGKLFLCLNQTKSMMELYDEPASVAVIDVATDKVEKVIKDARVQSLGMVGHTSAILDEAGNIYFYSGPRSAMFGKPEGILRVKKGETDFDKEYYVSVTKADGAEPTSYGMTMTYYKGKVYFFLEKPSLVVDPNDKTFTKNKDFVPYELDLNSGKGKILPLPGSSGWSANATIAYNGKIYFGIHAKDGLGFYSYDPATGQGSNKPVVTTPAGIYKIIKL
- a CDS encoding nucleotide pyrophosphohydrolase produces the protein MDATNKVKETTLDELQQLVDEWIRTYGVRYFDPLTNMAILTEETGEVARVMARLYGEQSAKASDHLDLADELADLLWVLTCIANQCGVNLQEALEKNLQKKTKRDATRHLNNDKLRSKQADTTE
- a CDS encoding DegT/DnrJ/EryC1/StrS family aminotransferase, translated to MPPISTEQLNYQGVYPSQEAIKAQIPDDFLTDSGLCTGFEQAFRRLLGVERTIHLTSSPQVALTAALRMLQLREGESLFVPAYWRKEYVDCLLAMRLRPIFVEVTSFNMAMDPLLLGKHLERMTNAGTPLPRAIIVAHAHGIPANMELLCSVAQRYNMTIIEDCSQALGSSIDERACGTWGQLSFFSFSTGEIIQAGMAGALSWSENRSLSIDAPYHSWSAQEKLSIEAWLRPYPLAPLQAAVLLPQLAQLKEVIEKKRLMAKLYRKYLTQAFGLRYLSWPEDAPHSYRPNYSSQPIHIEPTMLHFSRHELGRALQEERFVPLLPPLESLSELPALHAYSSVVSGVAQSMAPDLLYLPNDSTLTGARTLEVVEVIRQLVYKYNS
- the uvrC gene encoding excinuclease ABC subunit UvrC translates to MNRDEIKAILPTIPQEPGCYQYRNKNGTIIYVGKAKNLRNRVSSYFNNSPKNPKTTRLVSEIRQLEYFVVNTEAEALVLENNLIKTHLPKYNILLKDDKSYPRIVITDEPFPRIFTTRKEVGKGDYFGPYPNVAMAHTVIELIHRVLQLRSCRYALTPEVVRERRVDLCLQYHIKKCGGPCQGLVSAEEYAHAVQLARRILKGEINILIEEEVEEMNRMSERLEFERAEQHRQNIETLRRYSGKHVVAPNIREADVFAYDEDDVNGFVCMMQVRHGAVVLAHNLTFKKTVDSTQSDLLTYLIEELRQRFGSTAREVILAEPGEWESDSYRITVPQRGEKKQILELAQRNVSRYRWDCYKRQEKLNPEQRATRLLTTMKKDLGIDRLPRHMECFDNSNIQGTNPVAACVVFKNGKPAKSEYRKFHVKTVVGADDYRTMREIIYRRYRRVLDEGQSLPDLIIIDGGKGQLHVACETLKELGIYDKVCVFGLAERFEELYRPGESEPLVLDRRSETLKVVCHIRDEAHRFGITFHRDSRSKQQTKSILDEIPGIGARSKETLLQAFKTPQRVVKASRAELIATLGTSKGNKLYNHLHPDESTETT
- the deoC gene encoding deoxyribose-phosphate aldolase; the protein is MHQIDKYHKAISLYEPIEGDVTAKVQAIIDKHYKECYTPEVLKLLYSCIDLTTLMGGDTDESVTKMVAGVNDFETNHPDIPNVAAICVYPALVPTVKATLTCPDVRIASVAAGFPASQTFPEIKVAEVSMAVAEGANEVDVVLNLNRFLSEDYDGVCTEIEELKDAARGAHLKVIIESGLLADPRQIQIASILSLYSGADFIKTSTGKEYPGASLEAAYVMCQTLRKYYEQHGERRGFKASGGVRTPEDVVKYYCIVKEILGEEWLTPELFRLGASSLGKNLLKAIEG